From the Desulfosarcina sp. BuS5 genome, one window contains:
- a CDS encoding PEP-CTERM sorting domain-containing protein yields MKKFLMFLCAMMLVFGMVGTASAISYTDTYDAGHLYMRGSLWGYNDSVSWTFDITDDGFNPVTQDVTSASVELNLQDDSGWDFWEWAALDVGTNSFSWEVDTGDVSFTITSLMTLSNTGTVDATLTATFGDFYFNSATLTAEGTEPGVAPVPEPSTILLMGVGLLGLVGYSRKRFSKKS; encoded by the coding sequence ATGAAAAAGTTTTTAATGTTTTTGTGTGCCATGATGTTGGTTTTTGGGATGGTGGGAACTGCGAGTGCTATTTCGTATACAGATACATATGATGCAGGTCACCTTTACATGAGGGGCTCCTTGTGGGGTTATAATGACAGTGTTTCGTGGACATTTGATATCACCGATGACGGTTTTAATCCAGTTACACAGGATGTCACATCTGCGTCGGTCGAACTCAACTTACAAGATGATAGTGGCTGGGACTTTTGGGAATGGGCGGCTCTTGATGTCGGGACAAATTCCTTCTCGTGGGAAGTTGACACAGGTGATGTTAGTTTCACGATTACGTCGCTAATGACATTAAGTAATACTGGCACCGTTGATGCCACTCTCACTGCGACATTTGGTGATTTCTATTTCAACAGCGCAACACTTACCGCTGAAGGAACAGAGCCCGGCGTTGCCCCCGTACCAGAACCCTCTACAATCCTGCTCATGGGCGTAGGACTTCTCGGTCTGGTGGGCTACAGCCGCAAGCGTTTCAGCAAAAAAAGTTAA